The following are from one region of the Longimicrobium sp. genome:
- a CDS encoding alkene reductase has translation MSSNSERNLFAPFQLGPYELRNRLVMAPMTRSRAAEGNVVTDLTVEYYRQRSTAGLIVSEGTQVSPQGVGYTSTPGIHADAQVAAWRRVTDAVHEEGGRIFAQLWHTGRVSHPSFHGGELPVAPSAIGFEGQVLTYEGMQPYVTPRALETDEIAGVVEQFAEGARRAYDAGFDGVELHGANGYLIDQFLRDGSNRRTDRYGGSLNNRVRFLLEATQAAVDVWGGDRVGVRLSPKVAANGMSDSDPGSTFSYAASALSPFGLAYLHVIEAVGGPFAAPGPRVTPAMRAAFRGPLIANGGYDADAANAALARGEADLVSFAVAFLANPDLPRRLREGAPLNAPDRATFYGGDARGYTDYPTLDEVAAR, from the coding sequence ATGAGCAGCAACAGCGAGCGGAACCTGTTCGCGCCGTTTCAGCTCGGGCCGTACGAGCTGCGCAACCGGCTGGTGATGGCGCCCATGACCCGCAGCCGCGCGGCCGAGGGGAACGTGGTGACGGACCTGACCGTGGAGTACTACCGCCAGCGCTCGACCGCCGGGCTGATCGTGAGCGAGGGGACGCAGGTGTCGCCGCAGGGGGTGGGCTACACCAGCACGCCGGGGATCCACGCCGACGCGCAGGTGGCGGCGTGGCGCAGGGTGACGGATGCGGTGCACGAGGAGGGCGGGCGGATCTTCGCGCAGCTGTGGCACACGGGCCGGGTGTCGCACCCGTCCTTCCACGGCGGCGAGCTCCCCGTCGCCCCGTCGGCCATCGGCTTCGAGGGGCAGGTGCTGACCTACGAGGGCATGCAGCCGTACGTCACCCCGCGCGCGCTGGAGACGGACGAGATCGCGGGCGTCGTCGAGCAGTTCGCCGAGGGCGCGCGGCGCGCGTACGACGCCGGGTTCGACGGGGTCGAGCTGCACGGCGCCAACGGCTACCTCATCGACCAGTTCCTGCGCGACGGCTCCAACCGGCGCACCGACCGCTACGGCGGCAGCCTCAACAACCGCGTGCGCTTCCTGCTCGAGGCCACGCAGGCCGCGGTGGACGTCTGGGGCGGCGACCGCGTGGGCGTGCGGCTGTCGCCGAAGGTGGCGGCGAACGGGATGTCCGACTCGGACCCCGGGTCGACGTTCTCCTACGCGGCGTCGGCGCTGAGCCCGTTCGGGCTGGCGTACCTGCACGTGATCGAGGCCGTCGGCGGCCCGTTCGCCGCGCCCGGGCCGCGGGTGACGCCCGCGATGCGCGCCGCCTTCCGCGGCCCGCTGATCGCCAACGGCGGCTACGACGCGGACGCCGCCAACGCGGCCCTCGCACGCGGCGAGGCGGACCTGGTGTCGTTCGCGGTGGCGTTCCTGGCCAACCCGGACCTGCCGCGCCGCCTCCGCGAGGGCGCGCCGCTGAACGCGCCCGACCGCGCCACCTTCTACGGCGGCGACGCGCGTGGCTACACCGACTATCCCACGCTGGACGAGGTGGCCGCGCGCTGA
- a CDS encoding ABC transporter ATP-binding protein — protein sequence MTKTDETAKKKKKAMGSPEAWREARRLVWHHRRYLALGLLLTVLSRVSGLVLPAAPKFVIDRVIDGGETRLLVPLALAVAGATLIQAAGSFALGQIISITAQRAITDMRRRVMEHITRLPVRYYDSTQTGILISRIMTDAEGIRNLVGTGLVQLVGGAITAVFAVAALLYLNWQLTLWIVGILIAFGAVMGYTFTRLRPIFRERGQITAEVTGRLNETLGGIRVVKAYSTEKREQRVFTRGAHRLFRNVARSITGISSVQSIATVVIGLVAVVVILVGGRAILGGRMTVGDLFSYLAFTAVLAAPVMSIASVGTQLTEAFAGLDRIREILGMKTEDQEDALRDHLGVIRGDVRLEQVWYEYNEGQPVLREVTVDAPAGSTTALVGSSGSGKSTLASLVMAFNRPTRGRVLVDGRDLEEVKLADYRAQLGVVLQENFLFDGTVADNIRFARPDATRAEIEEVAELANADEFIRGLPEGYDTIVGERGIKLSGGQRQRIAIARALLADPRILILDEATSSLDSESEYKIQEGLRLLRQGRTAFVIAHRLSTIRSADQILVLEKGEVVERGTHAELMALRGRYRELHDRQYALESDRFINPGEDFTPEPELPTPKVQVAAT from the coding sequence GTGACGAAGACGGACGAAACGGCGAAGAAAAAGAAGAAGGCGATGGGCTCGCCCGAGGCGTGGCGCGAGGCGCGCAGGCTGGTGTGGCACCATCGGCGCTACCTGGCGCTGGGGCTGCTGCTGACGGTGCTGAGCCGCGTGTCGGGGCTGGTGCTGCCCGCCGCGCCCAAGTTCGTCATCGACCGCGTGATCGACGGCGGCGAGACGCGGCTGCTGGTGCCGCTGGCGCTGGCGGTGGCCGGCGCCACGCTCATCCAGGCGGCGGGCTCGTTCGCGCTCGGACAGATCATCAGCATCACGGCGCAGCGCGCCATCACGGACATGCGCCGCCGGGTGATGGAGCACATCACCCGGCTGCCGGTGCGCTACTACGACTCCACGCAGACCGGCATCCTCATCTCCCGCATCATGACCGACGCGGAGGGGATCCGGAACCTGGTGGGCACCGGGCTGGTGCAGCTGGTGGGCGGCGCCATCACCGCCGTGTTCGCCGTGGCCGCGCTGCTGTACCTCAACTGGCAGCTCACGCTGTGGATCGTGGGCATCCTGATCGCCTTCGGCGCGGTGATGGGCTACACCTTCACCCGGCTGCGGCCGATCTTCCGCGAGCGCGGCCAGATCACCGCCGAGGTCACCGGCCGGCTGAACGAGACGCTGGGCGGGATCCGCGTGGTGAAGGCGTACAGCACCGAGAAGCGCGAGCAGCGCGTGTTCACCCGCGGCGCGCACCGGCTGTTCCGCAACGTGGCGCGCTCCATCACCGGCATCTCGTCGGTCCAGTCCATCGCCACGGTGGTGATCGGGCTGGTCGCGGTGGTCGTGATCCTGGTCGGCGGGCGGGCCATCCTGGGCGGGCGGATGACGGTGGGCGACCTGTTCAGCTACCTGGCCTTCACCGCCGTGCTGGCGGCGCCAGTGATGTCCATCGCCAGCGTCGGCACGCAGCTCACCGAGGCGTTCGCGGGGCTGGACCGCATCCGCGAGATCCTGGGGATGAAGACCGAGGACCAGGAGGACGCGCTGCGCGACCACCTGGGCGTGATCCGCGGCGACGTGCGGCTGGAGCAGGTCTGGTACGAGTACAACGAGGGCCAGCCCGTGCTGCGCGAGGTGACGGTCGACGCGCCCGCGGGATCGACCACGGCGCTGGTCGGCTCCAGCGGCTCGGGAAAGAGCACGCTGGCCAGCCTGGTGATGGCCTTCAACCGCCCCACCCGGGGGCGCGTGCTGGTGGACGGCCGCGACCTGGAAGAGGTGAAGCTGGCCGACTACCGCGCGCAACTGGGCGTGGTGCTGCAGGAGAACTTCCTGTTCGACGGCACCGTGGCCGACAACATCCGGTTCGCGCGGCCCGACGCCACGCGCGCCGAGATCGAGGAGGTGGCGGAGCTGGCCAACGCCGACGAGTTCATCCGCGGCCTCCCCGAGGGCTACGACACCATCGTGGGCGAGCGGGGGATCAAGCTCTCGGGCGGGCAGCGGCAGCGCATCGCCATCGCCCGCGCGCTCCTGGCCGACCCGCGCATCCTGATCCTCGACGAGGCCACTTCGAGCCTGGACAGCGAGAGCGAGTACAAGATCCAGGAAGGGCTCCGGCTCCTGCGCCAGGGGCGCACCGCGTTCGTCATCGCGCACCGCCTGTCCACCATCCGCAGCGCCGACCAGATCCTGGTGCTGGAGAAGGGCGAGGTGGTGGAGCGCGGCACGCACGCCGAGCTGATGGCGCTCCGCGGCCGCTACCGCGAGCTGCACGACCGCCAGTACGCGCTCGAGAGCGACCGCTTCATCAACCCCGGCGAGGACTTCACCCCCGAGCCCGAGCTCCCCACGCCGAAGGTGCAGGTCGCGGCGACCTGA
- a CDS encoding Rrf2 family transcriptional regulator: MISSRVAVAVHVLAYMAWKRSEAQTSERLASSVNTHPVVVRRIIGALRNAGMVSVQPGVGGGATLAREPGEITLLDVYRAVEDDEELFSLHPSEPSRSCNVGGNIRDVLRPIFCRAHRAMEGVLAEVTIDDVGREVLSRARAEGCCGETFAAEVEEVVRQRA; this comes from the coding sequence ATGATCAGCAGCAGGGTCGCGGTCGCGGTGCACGTGCTGGCCTACATGGCGTGGAAGCGCTCCGAGGCGCAGACCTCGGAGCGCCTGGCGTCGAGCGTCAACACGCACCCCGTGGTCGTGCGCCGCATCATCGGCGCGCTGCGCAACGCGGGGATGGTGAGCGTGCAGCCCGGCGTGGGCGGCGGCGCCACCCTGGCCCGCGAGCCCGGCGAGATCACCCTGCTGGATGTGTACCGGGCGGTGGAGGACGACGAGGAGCTGTTCTCGCTGCACCCGTCGGAGCCGTCGCGTAGCTGCAACGTGGGCGGCAACATCCGCGACGTGCTGCGTCCCATCTTCTGCCGCGCGCACCGGGCCATGGAGGGCGTGCTGGCCGAGGTCACCATCGACGACGTGGGACGCGAGGTGCTGAGCCGCGCGCGGGCCGAGGGGTGCTGCGGCGAGACGTTCGCCGCGGAGGTGGAGGAAGTCGTCCGCCAGCGAGCCTGA
- a CDS encoding carboxypeptidase-like regulatory domain-containing protein encodes MRKFFVRSGGAGAAVVVAGALLSLLALAAPAAAQAGRVIGRVTDAAGNAVANAQVILVAADSAAAPRTAVTGETGGFDFAAVPPGRYTLRAAAQGFRARELRVELAPAELETLIARLGTQRGVPRLVSQRRVPTPQPAPSP; translated from the coding sequence ATGCGGAAGTTCTTCGTTCGGTCTGGCGGGGCCGGGGCGGCGGTGGTGGTGGCCGGGGCCCTCCTCTCCCTCCTGGCGCTCGCCGCGCCGGCCGCGGCGCAGGCGGGGCGCGTGATCGGGCGGGTGACCGACGCGGCGGGGAACGCCGTCGCCAACGCGCAGGTGATTCTGGTCGCGGCCGACAGCGCCGCCGCGCCGCGCACCGCGGTCACGGGGGAGACGGGCGGCTTCGACTTCGCCGCCGTGCCGCCGGGGCGCTACACGCTGCGGGCGGCCGCCCAGGGGTTCCGTGCCCGCGAGCTGCGCGTCGAGCTGGCGCCGGCGGAGCTGGAGACGCTGATCGCGCGCCTGGGGACGCAGCGCGGGGTCCCGCGCCTGGTCTCCCAGCGGCGGGTGCCCACGCCGCAGCCGGCGCCTTCACCGTAA
- a CDS encoding SRPBCC family protein: protein MRPFTIDPDITRAQTLPAEVYHDPAWYSLQKERVFARSWQLVRGAERVKAPGHLLPFTLLEGCLDEPLVLACGDDSVLRCLSNVCTHRGTVVCEGETHAHGLRCRYHGRRFALDGKMTFMPEFDGVQDFPSPADDLPRLPLERWGPLHFTALDPACPFEEWIAPVRERVGFLPLDQFVFDAATSRDYLIGAHWALYVDNYLEEFHIPYVHASLSDALDYSTYRTETFDWCSLQLGTTKHAAEAFALPPGHPDEGTLVAAYYWWLFPNLMLNFYPWGLSVNLVQPLGPERTRVSFLSYVWDAAKRASGAGADLHRVEMEDEEVVEAVQKGVKSRLYHRGRYSPRREVGTHHFHELLQRAAQV from the coding sequence ATGCGCCCATTCACGATCGATCCCGACATCACCCGCGCGCAGACGCTGCCGGCGGAGGTGTACCACGACCCCGCGTGGTACTCGCTGCAGAAGGAGCGGGTGTTCGCGCGCAGCTGGCAGCTGGTGCGCGGCGCCGAGCGGGTGAAGGCGCCCGGTCACCTTCTCCCCTTCACGCTGCTGGAGGGGTGCCTGGACGAGCCGCTGGTGCTGGCGTGCGGCGACGATTCTGTGCTGCGCTGCCTCAGTAACGTCTGCACGCACCGCGGCACCGTCGTCTGCGAGGGCGAGACGCACGCGCACGGGCTGCGCTGCCGCTACCACGGCCGCCGTTTCGCGCTGGACGGGAAGATGACGTTCATGCCCGAGTTCGACGGCGTGCAGGACTTCCCCTCGCCCGCCGACGACCTGCCGCGGCTGCCGCTGGAGCGCTGGGGGCCGCTGCACTTCACCGCGCTGGACCCGGCGTGCCCGTTCGAAGAGTGGATCGCGCCGGTGCGCGAGCGCGTGGGCTTCCTCCCGCTCGACCAGTTCGTCTTCGACGCGGCGACGAGCCGCGACTACCTGATCGGGGCCCACTGGGCGCTGTACGTGGACAACTACCTGGAGGAGTTCCACATCCCCTACGTGCACGCCTCGCTGAGCGACGCGCTGGACTACTCGACGTATCGCACGGAGACGTTCGACTGGTGCAGCCTGCAGCTGGGCACCACGAAGCACGCCGCCGAGGCGTTCGCGCTTCCGCCCGGGCACCCGGACGAGGGGACGCTGGTGGCGGCGTACTACTGGTGGCTCTTCCCCAACCTGATGCTGAACTTCTATCCGTGGGGACTGTCGGTGAACCTGGTGCAGCCGCTGGGCCCGGAGCGCACCCGCGTCTCGTTCCTCAGCTACGTGTGGGACGCGGCCAAGCGCGCCAGCGGCGCCGGCGCCGACCTCCACCGCGTGGAGATGGAGGACGAGGAGGTGGTCGAGGCGGTGCAGAAGGGCGTCAAGTCGCGCCTTTACCACCGCGGGAGGTACTCACCCCGGCGGGAGGTGGGGACGCATCACTTCCACGAGTTGCTGCAGCGAGCGGCTCAGGTTTGA
- a CDS encoding Hsp20/alpha crystallin family protein produces MAITPTTHRWSQADPFGLLDQVFGNVGARTHGNLMRAPETDVVENEREILVHVEMPGLKRENIEVDVENNVLTIRGEKREERTEGQEGRYHLAERRYGTFARSFVLPRDVDPDGIQAAFEDGVLTVRIPKSEKARRRKIDVGSTPNATQVGDGSENGQQSEGHGVGNG; encoded by the coding sequence ATGGCCATCACTCCCACCACCCACCGCTGGTCCCAGGCCGATCCGTTCGGGCTGCTCGACCAGGTGTTCGGCAACGTGGGCGCCCGCACCCACGGCAACCTGATGCGCGCGCCCGAGACCGACGTGGTCGAGAACGAGCGCGAGATCCTGGTGCACGTGGAGATGCCGGGGCTGAAGCGCGAGAACATCGAGGTCGACGTCGAGAACAACGTGCTGACCATCCGCGGCGAGAAGCGCGAGGAGCGCACCGAAGGGCAGGAGGGGCGCTACCACCTGGCCGAGCGGCGCTACGGCACCTTCGCGCGCTCGTTCGTCCTCCCGCGCGACGTGGACCCCGACGGCATCCAGGCCGCGTTCGAGGACGGCGTGCTCACCGTGCGCATCCCCAAGAGCGAGAAGGCCCGCCGCCGCAAGATCGACGTGGGCAGCACCCCCAACGCCACCCAGGTCGGCGACGGCAGCGAGAACGGGCAGCAGTCCGAGGGTCACGGCGTCGGCAACGGCTGA
- a CDS encoding M56 family metallopeptidase: MTAWMLFSAAVSALAGLAALAAERALRLHRLPTRWVWAMAIVASLALPVVLPAPPSNLAGGGMLEMTGAAPSPISNPDLSTVEMRPAAGATLRARIDGMLPWAWGMASAAVAGALAVAALRLARRRRTWAQDTVAGERVWVSDAVGPAVVGFVRPRIVLPRWTLAWAEPLQRLILRHEREHVRAGDPRLLLGGLVSVALMPWSPALWWQLRRLRLAVEVDCDARTLRGEADVLAYGRLLLEVGRLGGGSPAPLVAFSEPRSFLEQRIDAMTSRIPRDRARRVLAWTTLGALAAVTGAALPVPTQPRVPLIARRAPAALPAAVARRAPETRPAVSQRASATLPAAPARPERVDTSRVMELREVDRQPALSNSDEVQQILERAYPPLLRDAGVQGSVTMDVIVGADGAVRSARVSTTSHDGFREPALFATNAMRFRPAAKDGRAVPVRFTLPIAFRLQTGPPFTGGVARPDEVAGMRQSEAWIRRELAARYPRIASEGTAGRQYVWFLVDPAGRVLQSGTGAKASEGSWDLGELEPQIRQRFPDVKVQSVFWGAVHVAGDGSPTANVAWITTER; encoded by the coding sequence ATGACCGCCTGGATGCTCTTCTCTGCGGCCGTGTCCGCGCTCGCGGGCCTCGCCGCGCTGGCGGCCGAGCGCGCGCTCCGCCTCCACCGCCTCCCCACGCGCTGGGTGTGGGCGATGGCGATCGTGGCCTCGCTCGCGCTCCCCGTCGTCCTCCCCGCGCCGCCGTCGAATCTCGCGGGTGGGGGGATGCTGGAGATGACGGGTGCGGCGCCGTCTCCCATCTCCAATCCCGATCTATCGACGGTGGAGATGCGCCCCGCCGCGGGGGCGACGCTCCGCGCGCGGATCGACGGGATGCTGCCGTGGGCGTGGGGGATGGCGAGCGCGGCGGTCGCGGGCGCCCTCGCCGTCGCGGCCCTGCGGCTGGCGCGGCGGCGGCGGACGTGGGCGCAGGACACCGTCGCCGGCGAGCGCGTGTGGGTGTCGGACGCGGTGGGTCCCGCCGTCGTGGGCTTCGTGCGGCCGCGGATCGTGCTGCCGCGCTGGACGCTGGCCTGGGCGGAGCCGCTGCAGCGCCTGATCCTGCGCCACGAGCGCGAGCACGTCCGCGCGGGCGACCCGCGGCTGCTGCTGGGCGGACTGGTCTCCGTCGCGCTGATGCCGTGGAGCCCGGCGCTCTGGTGGCAGCTGCGGCGGCTGCGGCTGGCGGTGGAGGTGGACTGCGACGCCCGCACCCTTCGCGGCGAGGCCGACGTGCTGGCCTACGGACGCCTCCTGCTGGAAGTCGGACGGCTGGGCGGCGGCTCGCCCGCGCCGCTGGTGGCCTTCTCGGAACCCCGTTCCTTTCTCGAGCAGAGGATCGACGCCATGACCTCTCGAATCCCCCGCGACCGCGCGCGCCGCGTGCTGGCGTGGACCACGCTCGGCGCCCTGGCGGCGGTGACCGGCGCCGCGCTCCCCGTCCCCACGCAGCCCAGGGTTCCCCTGATCGCCCGCCGCGCACCGGCGGCGCTTCCCGCCGCCGTCGCCCGCCGAGCGCCCGAGACGCGTCCCGCCGTCTCCCAACGCGCGTCCGCGACGCTCCCCGCCGCCCCCGCGCGGCCGGAGCGGGTGGACACCTCGCGGGTGATGGAGCTGCGCGAGGTCGACCGGCAGCCCGCGCTGTCCAACTCCGACGAGGTGCAGCAGATCCTAGAGCGCGCCTATCCCCCGCTCCTGCGCGACGCGGGCGTGCAGGGATCGGTGACGATGGACGTGATCGTCGGCGCGGACGGCGCGGTCCGCAGCGCCCGCGTCTCCACCACCTCGCACGACGGCTTCCGCGAGCCCGCGCTCTTCGCGACGAACGCGATGCGCTTCCGCCCCGCCGCGAAGGATGGGCGCGCGGTGCCGGTGCGCTTCACCCTTCCCATCGCCTTCCGGCTGCAGACCGGCCCCCCGTTCACCGGTGGTGTTGCCCGGCCCGACGAGGTGGCGGGGATGCGCCAGTCCGAGGCGTGGATCCGCCGCGAGCTGGCGGCGCGCTACCCGCGCATCGCCAGCGAGGGCACCGCCGGCCGCCAGTACGTCTGGTTCCTCGTCGACCCCGCCGGCCGCGTGCTGCAGAGCGGGACGGGGGCGAAGGCATCGGAGGGGAGCTGGGACCTGGGCGAGCTGGAGCCGCAGATCCGGCAGCGCTTTCCGGACGTGAAGGTGCAGTCCGTCTTCTGGGGCGCCGTCCACGTCGCCGGCGACGGCTCGCCCACCGCGAACGTCGCCTGGATCACCACCGAGCGCTGA